One window of Flavobacterium ammonificans genomic DNA carries:
- a CDS encoding ATP-binding protein yields MLNPTEIKSIIAAGEGYNAEFKVSIPSKIKEITEEVCAFANASGGIVLIGVDDANTIKGITIDNGKRSAIQNSINEISPTLKCEFYIVDVEGLNVAVIEVPSGQNKPYILSGAIFVRQGPNSQKLTSVEEMRDFFQQAGKIYFDDASCLDATIEKDIAKENIDTFRFEAGLVNVTSDEQLFSNLKLITNDGYVKNGTVLFFGNNPEQFFEKAVIRCIAFEGIDKRYIIDDKLMTGTLYQQYQKSMIWLKSKLDVRYDIEGEGGKPRKELWEIPETAFKETIINSLAHRDYYDKGARITIEVFDDRVEISNPGGLISAVPRNEFGKRSASRNPLIFGLFERMRLVEQIGSGITRIRDVMNDEGLTPPEFNIDGMFTVTLRRPFDFKKWVNKWVNNLSEKQILILTAIHHNTKIKKTELQQLVDFSATALDNNIEILKKEGLLEREGTKGGIWIIHYSNPKVGE; encoded by the coding sequence ATGCTCAACCCAACTGAAATAAAATCAATAATAGCTGCTGGAGAAGGGTATAATGCCGAATTCAAAGTAAGTATTCCTAGCAAGATAAAAGAAATTACAGAAGAAGTATGTGCTTTTGCAAATGCTTCAGGTGGGATTGTATTAATTGGGGTTGATGATGCAAATACTATCAAAGGGATAACTATTGATAATGGGAAACGTTCAGCTATTCAAAATTCTATCAATGAAATATCTCCTACATTAAAATGTGAATTCTACATTGTTGACGTAGAGGGTTTGAATGTAGCGGTTATAGAAGTGCCATCGGGTCAAAACAAACCTTATATCCTTTCAGGTGCAATTTTTGTGCGTCAAGGTCCAAATTCACAAAAGCTCACATCTGTTGAAGAAATGAGAGACTTTTTCCAACAAGCAGGCAAAATATATTTTGATGATGCTTCTTGTTTAGATGCAACTATTGAAAAAGATATAGCAAAAGAAAATATCGATACCTTTAGATTTGAAGCAGGTTTAGTAAATGTAACTTCAGATGAACAATTATTTTCAAACTTAAAATTAATTACAAACGATGGCTATGTAAAAAATGGAACTGTTTTATTTTTCGGTAACAATCCAGAACAGTTTTTCGAAAAAGCAGTAATTCGTTGTATAGCATTTGAGGGTATCGATAAACGTTATATAATTGATGACAAGTTAATGACTGGAACATTATACCAGCAATATCAAAAAAGTATGATTTGGTTAAAGTCTAAACTAGATGTGAGATATGATATTGAAGGAGAAGGCGGTAAACCAAGAAAAGAACTCTGGGAAATTCCAGAAACAGCTTTTAAAGAAACTATCATAAACTCTTTGGCACATCGTGATTACTATGATAAAGGAGCTAGAATAACAATAGAAGTTTTTGATGATCGTGTCGAAATATCAAATCCAGGCGGTTTAATAAGTGCAGTGCCAAGAAATGAATTTGGTAAAAGAAGTGCTAGTAGAAATCCATTAATTTTCGGTTTATTCGAGAGAATGCGATTGGTAGAGCAAATAGGATCCGGTATAACTCGTATTAGAGATGTAATGAATGATGAAGGTCTAACTCCTCCCGAATTTAATATAGATGGAATGTTTACTGTCACATTAAGAAGACCATTTGATTTTAAAAAATGGGTGAATAAGTGGGTGAATAATTTATCTGAAAAACAAATTCTAATCCTTACTGCAATTCATCACAACACCAAAATTAAAAAAACAGAATTACAGCAATTAGTCGATTTTAGTGCTACTGCCTTAGATAACAATATAGAAATTCTTAAAAAAGAGGGTCTATTGGAACGAGAAGGAACCAAAGGAGGTATTTGGATAATACATTATAGCAACCCAAAAGTGGGTGAATAA
- a CDS encoding STING domain-containing protein — translation MIKKKLFIGSSSEESKLAEQVKKLLDADFEVTIWNDNVWDTAIFKINQNFLADLLKASLQFDFGILLGTSDDKIIFRGEEMLQPRDNVLFELGLFTGRLGTSKCAFLIDNEIKLPSDFNGLTLARFDKADPKTLINSVKQISDLFKNSSDDEINFFPSATLASVYYENLVTPICRYIIDNGGFTKEDKHYQKCRINIIVPDRINQDVNLQFEKLKATFKTENVSFKYSGRPRQISIDTQIKNETIEFIEFPTIITGINHAISNLLPNDFNKQSLDYNTILDRELRRFITTLKLLLIKGGFDEMVTVKRESEL, via the coding sequence ATGATTAAGAAAAAACTATTTATTGGTTCATCTTCGGAAGAATCGAAACTTGCAGAGCAAGTAAAAAAATTATTAGATGCTGATTTTGAAGTTACAATTTGGAATGACAATGTTTGGGACACAGCAATTTTTAAAATCAATCAAAATTTTTTAGCCGATTTACTTAAAGCGTCATTACAATTTGATTTTGGAATTTTATTAGGGACAAGTGATGATAAAATAATATTTAGAGGGGAAGAAATGTTGCAACCACGAGACAATGTTCTTTTTGAGCTTGGTTTATTTACAGGACGTTTAGGAACTTCTAAATGTGCCTTTTTAATAGACAACGAAATTAAACTTCCTTCGGATTTTAATGGTCTAACATTAGCAAGATTTGACAAAGCTGATCCAAAAACATTGATAAATTCAGTTAAGCAAATTAGTGATTTATTTAAAAACAGTTCAGATGATGAAATTAATTTTTTCCCATCTGCTACACTAGCTTCTGTGTATTATGAGAATTTAGTAACTCCTATTTGTAGATACATTATTGATAATGGAGGTTTTACAAAAGAAGATAAGCACTATCAAAAGTGCAGAATTAATATTATAGTTCCTGACAGAATAAATCAAGATGTAAACTTACAATTTGAAAAACTCAAAGCAACATTTAAGACCGAAAATGTATCTTTCAAATATTCAGGAAGACCAAGACAAATTAGTATTGACACTCAAATAAAAAATGAAACAATAGAGTTTATTGAATTTCCGACAATTATTACGGGTATAAATCACGCTATCTCAAATTTATTACCAAATGACTTTAATAAACAAAGTCTAGATTATAACACAATACTTGACAGGGAATTAAGACGATTTATTACAACATTGAAATTGCTTTTAATAAAGGGGGGGTTTGACGAAATGGTTACCGTAAAAAGAGAAAGTGAACTTTAA
- a CDS encoding ATPase, with translation MKTHYDYPEIIKWLEQKGKTDYGTQFHFREADQNNLSKLIAYYLKDEVVATLFDLDLSKGILLTGPIGCGKTSLMSLMKYVTHRDNRFHLKTCRDISFEFIKDGYEVIHRYSRGNNQEGRNYCFDDLGVEKNLKYFGNECNVMAEIILSRYDLFVSKKVQTHITTNLSASEIENAYGNRVRSRMRAMLNLISFDKSTPDKR, from the coding sequence ATGAAAACCCACTACGACTACCCCGAAATAATCAAATGGCTCGAACAAAAAGGAAAAACCGACTACGGTACGCAATTCCATTTCCGTGAAGCCGACCAAAACAACCTATCCAAACTCATCGCCTACTACCTCAAAGACGAAGTAGTAGCGACCCTATTTGACCTAGACCTCAGCAAAGGAATCCTCCTCACGGGACCAATCGGTTGTGGCAAAACCTCACTGATGAGCTTAATGAAATACGTCACCCACAGAGACAACCGTTTCCATTTAAAAACCTGCCGCGACATTAGTTTCGAATTCATCAAAGACGGCTACGAAGTCATTCATCGCTACAGCCGGGGCAACAACCAAGAAGGTCGCAACTACTGCTTTGACGATTTGGGAGTGGAAAAAAACTTGAAATACTTCGGTAACGAATGCAATGTCATGGCCGAAATCATCCTATCACGCTATGATCTGTTTGTGTCCAAGAAAGTGCAAACCCACATCACCACCAACCTCTCCGCCTCCGAAATAGAAAACGCCTATGGCAACCGTGTTCGCTCCCGAATGCGCGCCATGCTCAACCTCATCTCCTTCGACAAATCCACCCCCGACAAGCGGTAG
- a CDS encoding transcriptional regulator, producing the protein MYLALFQRWNINRFKNPITISRDEMMKASKIASKATYHKCIKELQRLGFIDYLPSYNPYAGTTVIIHDLSNGSSTKNRQPTSQVAEQVAEPSIYSKPILKTKRKHYKETTPEKLEIKEEENVLAVAKENIQKTHPALEIVKGYFSSQEVSEFEAERFFNYYTSNGWLIGGKTKMKDWQAAARNWILNTAKFSSSLPPKTTGANKPQAQNLHTTVDKNYDEPL; encoded by the coding sequence TTGTACCTCGCCCTCTTTCAACGATGGAACATCAACCGATTCAAAAATCCCATTACCATTTCCAGAGACGAAATGATGAAAGCCAGTAAAATAGCTTCCAAGGCTACTTACCACAAATGCATCAAAGAACTGCAGCGATTGGGATTCATTGACTACCTGCCCTCCTACAATCCGTATGCGGGAACCACGGTAATTATCCACGATTTATCCAACGGTAGCAGTACCAAAAATAGGCAGCCTACTAGTCAGGTCGCTGAACAGGTTGCTGAACCCTCTATATATAGTAAACCTATACTTAAAACAAAAAGAAAACATTATAAAGAGACCACCCCAGAAAAATTGGAAATTAAGGAAGAAGAAAATGTCTTGGCAGTAGCCAAAGAGAACATCCAAAAAACACACCCGGCGCTCGAAATTGTGAAAGGATATTTCAGCAGTCAAGAAGTCTCCGAATTCGAAGCAGAACGCTTTTTCAATTACTATACCAGTAACGGATGGCTAATTGGCGGAAAAACAAAAATGAAAGACTGGCAAGCCGCCGCGCGCAATTGGATCCTCAATACCGCCAAATTCAGCAGCAGCCTCCCACCCAAAACAACAGGAGCCAACAAACCCCAGGCGCAAAACCTTCACACAACAGTAGACAAAAACTACGACGAACCACTTTAG
- a CDS encoding helix-turn-helix domain-containing protein, with amino-acid sequence MAIEVITKEDLNEFRQLLIADLSTLLEIKPQQQQKKWLKSNEVRELLNISPGTLQNLRINGTLTYTRVGGIIFYESAHIDKLLNGNKTINR; translated from the coding sequence ATGGCAATTGAAGTAATCACAAAAGAAGACCTAAACGAGTTCCGCCAATTATTAATCGCCGACCTCAGCACCCTATTAGAAATCAAACCCCAACAGCAGCAAAAAAAGTGGCTCAAATCCAATGAAGTCCGAGAGCTGTTGAACATCTCACCCGGCACACTCCAAAACCTCCGCATCAACGGCACACTGACCTACACTAGAGTCGGCGGTATTATCTTTTATGAATCCGCCCACATCGACAAACTATTAAATGGAAACAAAACCATCAACCGATAA
- a CDS encoding RteC domain-containing protein, producing MNPKYAPLLRNLNEQLNFIDLEIDNPIQQCEQAINVILKSIHAVRKIVAKANFKSEGEEIKFFKEVKPQFTSKLIYFNQIYQIERKKPSGGDRILKKYYNNELSKLKAFFDKELDFYQYFRAGNTYLDYQYFLRGKFDIKLALDSYYFETDPSFATSHDFKVATILANDLIQLYIENQLLVLEKKESLENSQREPKGKITWTSSKVALTELLYALHTEGVFNNGAADLKDIAEYFEHIFEIDLGQYRRAFLEIRARKSEKTKFITNLNHQLLKRMDNLDELI from the coding sequence TTGAATCCCAAATACGCCCCCCTATTACGCAACCTCAACGAGCAGTTGAACTTCATCGATTTAGAAATCGACAATCCCATTCAGCAGTGCGAACAAGCCATTAACGTCATTCTCAAATCCATTCATGCCGTTCGGAAAATAGTAGCCAAAGCTAATTTTAAATCAGAAGGAGAAGAAATTAAATTCTTTAAGGAAGTCAAACCGCAGTTCACTTCCAAGCTAATTTATTTCAACCAAATCTATCAAATAGAGCGAAAAAAGCCCAGTGGTGGTGATCGCATACTGAAGAAATACTACAACAACGAACTCTCCAAACTGAAAGCCTTTTTTGACAAAGAATTGGATTTCTACCAATACTTCCGTGCCGGTAATACCTATTTAGATTACCAATATTTCCTCCGAGGCAAGTTTGACATCAAACTCGCCTTAGACTCCTATTATTTCGAAACAGATCCTTCCTTTGCCACCTCCCATGATTTCAAAGTAGCCACAATCCTAGCCAATGATCTCATTCAATTGTATATCGAAAACCAACTATTGGTCCTAGAAAAAAAAGAAAGCTTAGAAAATTCACAACGCGAACCGAAAGGGAAAATAACTTGGACCAGCTCCAAAGTCGCCCTAACCGAACTCCTGTATGCATTACACACCGAAGGAGTATTCAACAATGGTGCTGCCGACCTCAAAGACATCGCCGAATACTTCGAACATATATTCGAAATCGACTTGGGACAATACCGCAGAGCCTTCCTCGAAATCAGAGCCCGCAAAAGTGAGAAAACCAAATTCATCACCAACCTCAACCACCAACTCCTCAAACGCATGGACAACCTCGACGAACTAATCTGA
- a CDS encoding TonB-dependent receptor has translation MGKLTLLLILASLSFSAYGQNYFKGTIIDAKKEPIISASVILKDNTGSIITYNYTDELGKYSLKTEKTGQLVLIASSIGFEQQSKEISIENKNEIKTIDFILTSKVTELKEIIIESKKPITIKKDTIIFNADSFKQGNEQVVEDLLKKIPGLNIDANGTIKVGNQEVEKVMIDGDDLFEKGYKILTKNMPVNPIDKVELYQNYSNNKHLKGIENSQKVALNLTLKEDAKRVWFGNIQAGNNFTTENRYEVRSNLMNFGKKNKYYFLTNLNNNGTDATGDINHLIRPYRFDEPSSLGDNQIANTVLGLGFETPNLKQKRVNLNNAEMVSLNSIFTLSEKVKLKALGFFNNDEVDFFRNSFQSFSVGTTTFTNTEDLVGRKTQFTGFGKIDLTYDISKTKTVEYTGKFNKTNEKNRSNLLFNNDVLNERLNSNNELIDQKINYTHKFKDNKVFLISGRYINEKTPQNYSVNQSLFNNIFTNNVNNTKQFSENKMEFLGVEAHLLNKKKNGDLLEIKFGNQLRIDNLDTRFELYQNENNLAFPNGYQNNLIYTSNDLYLSAKYRFKLNKFSLLTQSDFHQLYNELVNSNTSSNQNPFFIMPKIGIEWKINDNNKILSSYSYNTTNASVLDVYSGFIQTGYRSFSKGLEEFNQLNSSSAILNYTYGSWGDKFFANTFLLYSKNNDFFSTNSIIAQNYSQSEKIIIKDREFVTFSSSIDRYFKPIKSNLKINLGATKSNFKNIVNSSNLREVKNFNTDYGFELRSGFRGFFNYHIGSKWNFNEVETTIKNSFTDNMSFLDLSFILNDKFNIQVQSERYFFGNLDKKNNKYYFLDLEARYVIKDNKLTLFLSANNLFNTEKFRNYSISDINISQTEYRLMPRYVLLKMEYRF, from the coding sequence ATGGGAAAATTAACATTGTTATTAATTTTAGCTTCTTTATCATTTTCTGCATATGGGCAAAACTATTTTAAAGGGACAATAATTGACGCTAAAAAAGAGCCAATAATCTCTGCCAGTGTTATTTTAAAAGATAATACTGGAAGTATCATTACATATAATTATACAGATGAACTAGGTAAATACAGTTTAAAAACTGAAAAAACAGGTCAATTGGTTTTAATTGCTTCTTCAATTGGTTTTGAACAACAAAGCAAAGAGATTAGTATTGAAAACAAAAACGAAATAAAGACAATTGATTTTATATTAACTTCAAAAGTTACAGAACTCAAAGAAATAATAATTGAATCAAAAAAACCAATTACTATAAAAAAGGATACTATCATTTTCAATGCAGATTCTTTCAAGCAAGGGAATGAACAAGTAGTAGAAGATTTACTAAAAAAAATACCCGGTTTAAATATTGACGCAAATGGCACCATCAAAGTAGGGAATCAAGAAGTTGAAAAAGTGATGATAGATGGAGATGATTTATTTGAGAAAGGATACAAAATCCTGACTAAAAACATGCCTGTTAACCCAATTGACAAGGTAGAACTATATCAAAACTATTCGAACAATAAACACCTTAAAGGTATAGAAAATAGCCAGAAAGTAGCTTTGAATTTAACATTAAAAGAAGATGCAAAACGTGTTTGGTTTGGTAATATTCAAGCGGGTAACAATTTTACAACTGAAAATAGATATGAGGTCAGAAGCAATTTAATGAATTTTGGAAAAAAAAATAAATATTACTTTCTGACAAATTTAAATAATAATGGTACAGATGCTACTGGAGATATCAATCACTTAATTCGTCCCTATCGTTTTGATGAGCCCTCAAGTTTAGGAGATAATCAAATAGCAAATACAGTATTAGGTTTGGGTTTCGAAACCCCAAATCTAAAACAAAAAAGAGTGAATCTAAACAATGCTGAAATGGTATCCTTAAATAGTATTTTTACATTATCTGAAAAGGTAAAATTAAAAGCACTTGGATTTTTTAACAATGATGAAGTTGATTTTTTTAGAAATAGTTTTCAATCGTTTTCGGTTGGAACAACAACATTTACTAATACTGAAGATTTAGTAGGTCGTAAAACACAATTTACAGGTTTTGGAAAAATCGATTTGACTTATGATATTTCAAAAACAAAAACAGTAGAATATACAGGGAAATTTAATAAAACGAATGAAAAAAATAGAAGTAATTTATTATTCAACAATGATGTATTAAATGAAAGATTAAATTCAAATAATGAATTAATTGACCAAAAAATAAATTATACCCATAAATTTAAGGATAACAAAGTTTTTTTGATTTCAGGTAGGTACATCAACGAAAAAACACCTCAAAATTATTCTGTAAATCAATCTCTTTTTAATAACATATTTACAAATAACGTTAACAACACCAAACAATTTAGCGAAAATAAAATGGAATTTCTTGGCGTTGAAGCACATTTGTTAAACAAAAAGAAAAACGGTGATTTACTGGAAATTAAATTTGGTAATCAATTACGAATTGATAATTTAGATACTCGTTTTGAATTGTATCAAAATGAAAATAATCTCGCTTTTCCAAATGGGTATCAAAACAATTTAATTTATACTTCAAACGATTTGTATTTGTCAGCTAAATATCGTTTTAAATTGAATAAATTTTCTTTATTAACCCAATCCGATTTTCATCAATTATACAATGAATTAGTAAATAGCAACACGAGTTCAAATCAAAATCCTTTTTTTATAATGCCTAAAATTGGCATAGAATGGAAAATTAACGACAACAATAAAATCCTTAGTTCCTATTCTTATAATACCACAAACGCAAGTGTTTTAGACGTATATTCAGGTTTTATACAAACTGGTTACCGTTCGTTTTCAAAAGGGTTAGAAGAGTTTAATCAATTGAATTCATCAAGTGCCATTTTAAATTATACTTATGGCAGTTGGGGCGACAAGTTTTTTGCTAATACTTTTCTCTTGTATTCCAAAAACAATGATTTTTTCAGTACCAATTCTATTATTGCTCAAAATTATTCACAATCTGAAAAAATAATCATCAAAGATCGTGAGTTTGTGACTTTTTCATCTAGTATTGACCGCTATTTTAAACCAATAAAATCGAACCTGAAAATCAATTTAGGAGCAACAAAGTCCAATTTTAAAAACATTGTAAATAGTTCAAATTTAAGAGAAGTAAAAAACTTTAATACTGATTATGGTTTTGAATTACGATCAGGTTTTAGAGGGTTTTTTAATTATCATATTGGATCAAAATGGAATTTCAACGAGGTTGAAACAACCATTAAAAATAGTTTTACAGACAATATGAGTTTTTTAGATTTGTCATTTATACTTAATGATAAATTTAATATTCAAGTACAATCAGAACGATACTTTTTTGGCAATTTGGACAAAAAAAACAATAAATATTATTTCTTGGATCTAGAAGCGCGTTATGTGATAAAAGATAATAAACTAACTCTTTTCTTGTCAGCTAATAATCTTTTTAACACTGAGAAATTTAGAAACTATAGTATTTCAGACATCAACATTTCTCAAACCGAATATCGATTAATGCCTAGATATGTGTTATTAAAAATGGAATATCGATTTTAA
- a CDS encoding GLPGLI family protein → MKYIIFTLFFLQSAFGQNNIEINYIIKYNTEIYNEKNGTLLLDLKQKKSVFNISKSNLKSDFQQEANQINVIQKDVERYIITDFKNDSLIFKEKINNETYIVFENVPKIKWELKSEITKKIDNYICYKATTNFRGRNYTAWYSLEYPIQMGPWKFNGLPGLIMEIYDDTNRYYWGVTQIKFTNKEIIFPNEISLYKKIDLKKYVELRYDNIMGNIDSQLPRGTETQTIKVERNGLEIKFEWEN, encoded by the coding sequence GTGAAATACATCATTTTTACACTTTTTTTTCTTCAATCCGCTTTTGGACAAAATAATATAGAAATTAATTATATAATCAAATACAATACAGAAATATACAATGAAAAAAATGGAACCTTATTATTAGATTTAAAACAAAAAAAATCAGTTTTTAATATTTCTAAAAGTAATCTAAAATCAGATTTTCAACAAGAAGCTAATCAAATAAATGTAATTCAGAAAGATGTAGAACGTTATATTATAACTGACTTCAAAAATGATTCATTAATTTTTAAAGAAAAAATCAATAACGAAACTTATATTGTTTTTGAAAATGTTCCAAAAATAAAATGGGAACTCAAATCAGAAATAACAAAAAAAATTGATAATTATATTTGTTACAAAGCAACTACAAATTTTAGAGGTCGAAATTACACAGCTTGGTACTCTCTAGAATATCCAATTCAAATGGGACCATGGAAATTTAATGGTTTGCCTGGATTAATTATGGAAATATATGATGATACAAATAGATATTATTGGGGAGTAACTCAAATAAAGTTTACAAATAAAGAAATAATATTTCCCAATGAAATTAGTCTTTATAAAAAAATTGATTTAAAAAAATATGTTGAATTACGCTACGATAACATTATGGGTAATATTGATTCTCAATTACCAAGGGGAACAGAAACTCAAACAATAAAAGTCGAAAGAAATGGGCTTGAAATTAAATTTGAATGGGAAAATTAA